From the genome of Saccharomyces paradoxus strain CBS432 chromosome XII sequence:
TGTGGTAACGTTTAAAGGGGAGGTTGAATTCGTGCCGTTATTAAAACTGGTAACAAGCACGGAAGAATCATCCAATGTATAAAATTTCCCTGCAAATAAAATGCTGTCGTCATTTAGCTTGACGATTGAATTGACATTAGAGTTTTCACCAAACCCTCCAAAAGGTAAAAGCTGAGTGGTGTTCGATATGGAATCCCAAATGAGGGCACTATGGCCCGTCATGGAGCCATTATTGTATGAAAAGTTTCCTCCAAAATAAATAGAAGTGTCATTCACGAGTACAGTCTCGACAGACCCTAACGATTGATTGAATATAGGTACCATAGATAGCGTCGACAAATTGTATAATATCTGGTTTCCCACAGACATATTGTTTATCGTGCCTGATCCACTTAGGATAAACGAATCAGCGCCGAATGGCGTGATTTTGTCTATTCGAGTATCATCAGAGGCACCTTCTAACTGAATATAGGTGTTGTTGGAGTAATAAACTAGACCATGCGAACTTGTTTCTGGACCTATTTCTCTGGTGAAATTTTGCTGGCCTGTATACTCGTAAAAAGATAAGGCGTCTACACCGCCAAGGATTTGCACCGCGTTGCTGTTATCTTGCGATATATTCAAATTGGGTAGCACATTATCTTCGATGTCCAGGAAAGATTTGATATTCTGCAACTGTGACGCCTTCGATATCTGcacaagaaaaggaaatgcGAGTGTCCAGAGGCGATGAACAAACATTTAATTTCTATATCGTAACAGAGAACAGGAGTGTTGTGATCGTTTTCTCTTGCGTTTCCTTGGTTTCCCAATCGATCCGCtgtataaatataaaacaaaagattatATTAGCTTCTCCTACAAAGCCTAGTCTGGGGGATTATTGAAGCGCACACTTTCCTTCGAGACTTCTGGTGATGACATTTCCACAtttccatatttttctttttttgtatcGCGAAAAAATGGGAAAGAATGGCGTTTCTAACCACTaaaaaagaggaatttCGCCTAATTTGGGAATTTGTCAACAAAAATGTCAACCCTATGAGATGTATCTTAGCCTGCGGTGGACTCTTAAAAATATGACAGAATctaaattaaaaaaatggccTGAAAGCCCCGACTTTTAGGGTTTTCATTGTTGCTATGTAAATCTATAATTAATTATATCCAATTCTGGTAACCAAATCTGTGTTTGGTACACCAATCAGGACCATGCTCATAATATTCTTCTCTTGTGACCCTCGCTTTCTGATAGGAATTAGTCTTCGCAAACTGTGACATCACTTCCCATCCAAACAGAGCACAATCACCTTCGGGCACCGAGACATGACAAGTCCAATCTGTGGGTAATTGCCTTTGTAACTCTGCTGCAAGCCGTTGAGCGAAATTGGGAAGATTAAAATTTCCTCCGGTGCATACGATGTTTCCTACCATGAGAGGTCGTACTATCTCTGGCAGCATGGAAAGGCTCTCTAGAATTGCCTCCACAATGCCTGGTTTTGTAATCTGCGAAATTTCTGGATGGAAAAAAGTTTCTGGTATTGTGAAAAGCTCATCTGTCAATGTTATGGTCTGTGCATCCTCTGGTAACGgactgttttcttttctagGGTTTCTTACGTAACCAAGAAAGCTTGTTTGGAAGTCAGGAAGCACATATTCTAGTGCATGCTTATCCtttattttgaaactgTCAAAATAGGACACCGGGCTAACAAATAAACATTGttctttgatattgttAACAAGTATGGTTTCATCCATCATGTTGTAGTGTCTAAATGATAACGTTTCTTTTAGTAACCCAGTGAGGAAACGGCCCCCAAtgtccaatttttttaccgCTTTATAGTACGGTATTCCCTTCAGGACGGGAATAATCCAAGTACAGTTAAAACCAGAGTCAATAACCAATTGGAAATCATAGTAATCGCTGTTGGGATTCTGCGCATCCTTGGACTCGCTAGATGTGAATGTCGTGCCGTCTGAACTGCTAGCAACGATGTCGGCGTCTTCGTCCTTGCCTGagattgttttcattttaccCTTATATGACTTGGTAAATGGTACGAAGACTGCTACAGGAGACTTGAAAAGACTGTCGAAttcatattcttcaaatatcACCTGGTCAGCATGTTTACTTAGTTCTGGTAAGGTCATACAGCTCTCGCTAGCAACCAAATGATGACCCTTCCCCTCCTTTAGATCAAATCCATCAAACTCTGAAGGGTTGAAAAGGCAATAATCCCATATACAACTCTCCAGTTCCCATAATGTCAGCTGTCCCAGTTCGTGTGGTCTCCTAAAAGTGATAGACGATATATCCTTGATGTTTTTGATGTGGTTTGATAAATATGACGTCCCAAATTTATCTTTGGCCAATGCATTCAAAGCTCGAAACGGTTCCTTCTTTGTGGAAGGACCAAACTTGATTTCGTAGGAGCCGTTATCAATCACAATAGGCGGTGTTTCCATAGTTCAAATAATCTTGTCTACGAATCTGCCCTTCTTCTCCTTTGATCCTACATTAATTCTCctgttcttcttgttctaCTTTATAATGGTGTTTGTAATTCTGAACGGAAAGTAATTGTTTACAATAATCGCgaaatatatctatatcGATATACATCATCTACCACACCGGAATCGGATTTATTCTAGAAAAGAAGCTCTATAAGAAGCAGCATTACCTTACGACAATAATCAGGTGCAATCAAGGGAATATATCTGATGTGTGATAGTCCATTGAGTAAAAGACAAAAGCGGGGGGCTGCAGGACGATCAGAATTATCTCTTGACCATGGTGATATCGAACAAGAATCACAGGTAGAAAACCGAGTTAATCGCACTGAAAAGACACCAGACCCAAATATTCCTGCGCTGGAAGCATCATATACCAAATCACATACTCCTAGGAAGCTTGTTTTGAGCTCTGGTGAAAATCGGTACGCCTTTTCTCAACCTACGAACTCAGCAACCACATCACTGCATGTACCGAATTTGCAACCACCAAAAACGTCTTCTAGGGGCCGCGACTATAAGGCCTATTCTCAATCGCCACCAAGGTCTCCAGGAAGATCCCCAACTAGGAGATTAGAATTGCTCCAGCTTTCGCCTGTGAAAAATAGCAGGGTTGAACTGCAAAAAATCTATGATAGCCACCAGTCATCGAGCAAGCAACAGGGCAGACTGTTTATTAATGAATTGGTCTTAGAGAACTTCAAGTCCTACGCTGGTAAACAAGTAGTAGGTCCCTTTCATACCAGCTTCTCAGCAGTGGTAGGCCCCAATGGTTCAGGCAAATCAAATGTCATCGATTCGATGTTATTTGTATTTGGATTTAGAGCAAATAAGATGAGACAGGACAGATTGTCCGACCTAATTCACAAATCGGAAGCTTTCCCGAATTTACAATCGTGTTCCGTAACTGTGCATTTTCAGTACGTTATTGATGGATCCTCAGGTACTTCCCGAAtcgatgaagaaaaacCTAGACTGGTCGTTACAAGAAAAGcatttaaaaataattcatcaaaatattatataaacgaaaaagaaagcagcTACACAGAGGTTACAAAgcttttaaaaaatgagGGTATTGATTTAGATCataaaagatttttgaTTCTACAAGGTGAAGTAGAGAATATTGCCCAAATGAAACCTAAGGCAGAAAAAGAGAGCGATGACGGATTACTGGAATATTTGGAGGACATAATTGGAACTGCCAACTATAAACCGTTAATTGAAGAGCGAATGACTCAGATTGAGAatttaaatgaaatttgcctagaaaaagaaaatagatttgaaattgttgATAGAGAAAAGAATTCATTGGAGTcaggaaaagaaactgcGTTGGAGTTTTTAGATAAGGAAAAGCAGCTAACActtttaaaatcaaaattatttcaATTTAAGTTGTTTCAAAACAACTCTAAGCTTGCCAGTACCTTGGAAAAGATCTCTTCTTCGAATGAGGACCTCGAAACtgaaaagatgaaatttcaagaatctttggaaaaagtGGACGAGGTTAAAGCTCAACGtaaggaaataaaagatcGAATATCATCTTGTgcttcaaaagaaaagactttagtttttgaaagaagagaatTAGAAGGCACCAGAGTTTCTTTAGAAGagagaacaaaaaatttggttAATAAAATGGCAAAAGCGGAAAAGACTTTGAAGTCCACCAAAAATTCGATATCGGAAGCCGAGCACATGCTTGAAGAGCTTCGTGGGCAACAGACTGAACACGAGACAGAGATCAAAGATTTGACTCAATCGTTGGAGGAGGAACGAAGGATACTTGATGATATTAAGCTATCTTTGAAAGACAAAACCAAGGATATTTCTGCAGACATTATCCGGCATGAAAAGGAACTGGAACCCTGGGATCTTCAACttcaggaaaaaaaatcgcaAATACAATTGGCTGAATCTGAACTATCTTTATTAGAAGAAACTCAGGCTaagctaaaaaaaaacgttGAAACCTTGGAAGAGAAAGTTCTTGCTAAGAAAACACATAAGCAGGAGCTACAAGGTCTTATTCTCGATCTtaaaaagaagttgaacTCACTCATAGATGAAAGATCACAAggtgaaaagaatttcAGTTCCGCTCATCTAAAgttaaaagaaatgcaaAAGGTTTTGAACACCCACCGCCAACGTGCGATGGAAGCTCGATCTTCTTTATCGAAGGctcaaaataaaagtaaagTTTTAACAGCTTTATCGAGATTGCAGAAGTCTGGACGTATAAATGGATTCCATGGACGTCTGGGGGATTTGGGCGTTATCGACGATAGTTTTGATGTGGCTATTTCTACTGCCTGTCCAAGACTGGATGATGTGGTGGTCGATACTGTAGAATGTGCACAGCACTGCATCGATTActtaagaaaaaacaaacttGGTTACGCAAgatttattcttttggaTAGGTTACGTCAATTTAATTTACAACCTATCAGTACACCAGAAAATGTGCCAAGGCTATTCGATTTAGTTAAGCCTAAAAACCCCAAATTCTCAAATGCGTTCTACAGTGTTCTTAGAGACACCTTAGTTGCTCGGAACCTAAAGCAAGCCAATAATGTAGCGTAtgggaagaaaagatttaGAGTGGTCACTGTAGATGGGAAATTAATTGATATCTCTGGTACAATGAGTGGCGGTGGTAACCATGTGGCAAGAGGTCTAATGAGATTAGGAACGAGCCAGTCAGACAAAGTAGATGATTACACCCCGGAAGAGGTGGATAAAATTGAGCGTGAGCTGTCTGAAAGAGAAAGTAACTTCCGCGTGGCAAACGATACAGTTCATGAGATGGAGGAAGaactgaagaaattgaggGATCACGAACCAGAACTGGAATCACAAATATCAAGGGCAGAATTGGAAGCTGATTCCTTAGCGAGTGAATTAACACTGGCAGAACAACAAGTGAAGGAGGCGGAAACGACATACGTCAGGGCAGTCAGTGACAAAGCGCAGCTAAACATAGTAATGAAAAACTTGGAACGCTTGAGAAACGAATACGATGATTTGCAATCCGAAacaaaaaccaaaaaggAGAAGATCAAAACCTTGCAAGGCGAAATCATGAAAGTTGGTGGTACCAGATTGCAGAtgcaaaattcaaaagttcAGTCACTTTGTCAGAGGTTAGATATTCTAGTCGCCAAACTTAAAAAAGTTAAGTCAGGCTTAAAGAAGTCAGGAGGGGATGTCctaaaatttcaaaaacagCTGAAGAACACTGAAGGAGACGTAGAACTATCATCAAATGAGCTAAAAATcatcgaagaaaaactaaagCACACAAAACTGGCTTTGTCAGAAAATGACATAAATATGACTGAGACGCTCaacttgaaaagagaattaAGAGAACAGAACGAACAACTGAAGGAAAAAGTAGACGAGATGGAggaaaatattgatgaattcaaatccctggaaattgaaatgaaaaacaagttggaaaaattgaattcATTATTGGCGTATATCAAAAGCGAGATAAAACAACAAGAGAAAGGATTAAACGAACTCTCAATTAGGGATGTAATACATACTCTGGAAATGCTTGACAATAATCAAATGGACATAATGAAGGaggatattgaagatgatCAGGAAGTTGATCGGGAATACCGATCTTGTGAAACTCAAGTTGAGGGTAAAATACAGGACGACGAGGATTCTTGTGACAATAAACATTCAATGAACGTTGATGAGACTTCGGATGAGGTTTCCAGAGGAATACCAAGGCTTTCTGAGGATGAATTAAGGGAATTGGATACAGAACTACTTGAAAGTGAAATTAATGAATTGACATATTACGTCGAAGAGACTAATGTGGATATTGGAGTTTTGGAGGAGTATGCTAGGCGCTTAGTAGAGTTTAAAAGAAGGAAGCTGGATTTAAATAATGCTGTTCAAAAAAGAGATGAAGTTAAAGAACAGGTAGAAATActcaagaagaaaagattcGATGAGTTCATGGTTGGCTTCAATATCATATCAATGACCTTGAAAGAAATGTATCAAATGATCACTATGGGTGGAAATGCTGAATTGGAACTTGTGGATAGTCTTGATCCTTTTTCCGAAGGTGTCACCTTCAGTGTCATGCCTCCTAAAAAGAGTTGGAGGAATATTACAAATCTTTCAGGTGGTGAAAAAACTCTAAGTTCCTTGGCTTTAGTTTTTGCTTTACATAAGTATAAACCAACTCCCCTTTATGTCATGGATGAAATCGATGCTGCTTTGGATTTCAGAAATGTGTCAATTGTAGCTAACtatatcaaagaaagaactAAGAATGCACAGTTTATTGTTATTTCCCTAAGGAATAACATGTTCGAACTAGCACAACAGCTGGTTGGTATTTATAAAAGAGATAACAGAACCAGAAGTACCACAGTGAAAAACATAGATATCTTCAACAGAAACTAATTGGTACACTAATCAATTAAAGAGCACTTCTCTGGTTGGAATATCCATTGCTATCAAAATAGTAGATTCCCGCCTATTAATATTCTTATGCCCAAGAGTTGGGAATtgaaaggaaataaaaaatcaaataaaaaatcaatCATCATGCACcagaaatagaaaaatacatatatactTAAGCAACACTAAGATTGCAACTTGAAACCAAGTTTTGGTAAAAATTAAATGCAAGATTTACAAATATGAGGTGTAGGGAGTGTATACTATATGCAGATATCAAATAGTTAAAAACTAATGAAATGTAAACTAGAAATATGGTGTTCGgaacttttcaatataaTTAGGAACGACACGGTTAATGCGTATCATCCAGTATCTTGACATACTGCTTTTCCGCAAGATAAACGAGCTTTTGTACGGGAATTACTGCAGTTTGATGAGTGAATTTcggaaatttttttctattgacCCCAAACCATTCCATAGGTGGAGTAGCGTCTCCCAGATCTCTTATTTGAGGCACTTCGATCTGTGGTTCTTCGAGTGCGATATAGTTAAACTTGGAAGCggtttcttcctttttgattGATTCTTCAAGTTCCTCCTCTGTTTGTCCAAACGAAACATTTGCTACCTGTGATCGACGAACTGCCAGTGCTTTGACATGTGTAGTCCacatttctttgataaaattcACAGGCCCTAGATTCCACCTTACAGATATTTTGTCTGAAAAAGAGCAAGCGAAGAGATATTCTAAATTAtttgtcttttcttcttgtaaaGTCGTCATGTGAACAGCAAGTTTTGGAATATCAATGATAGTACCACCAACAATCTTAGACGCATAATGCATGTAATCATCAATGGCAATGGAGGCTCCAACTTCCTCATCTAGTTCTTCTTTCGAAGTAGAAAGTGCTGCTGAAACATCTAGAACTTGCAGTTGTAAATCTgtctttaattttttccctGAATGTGTTTCGGAACGTATAGAGACTTTGTCAATCCTTATTACTAGCACTTCCACATCGAATAAAGATATTGGCGAAATTTGAATCTTTGAAGAGGAAATATTCACCGAAAGATCTGTtcttaataatttcaatgaTCTCAAAATGTCCTTGTATAATATTGGTTGCCTAGATTCACCAGGATTCGAGTCTCTCAGCGTTTCCAtatatgaaattttattatcCTGCCTCATACGTACAATGGTGTTGTAGATATCCAGAATATTTGCAACAACTAATGCAGTAGAGCTGAGCATAATTTCATctgatgaaaaagagaCTTGTAACAAGTCGGGTAGAATCCCCTTGGCATCCTTTTCATTGTGAAGCTGGAAATGTATATTACTTATAGTGCCGATCAAGAACATATGATAATCAAAAGCAGCCTTTATTGCTATATCATCAATGTTTAGGGAGGTAGACACTAATGGATGCATATTTTTGCTCTTTTCAGGTGACCATTTGACTTCTGATAGCCAGCTTGCGTTTGCGACCTCAAACAAACCACTCAGTCTGCCTTCTGAAGTTAAGCTAATACCGTCAGTAAAAGCATGCAGTAACTGCCGCTTCTCATTATAATGATCTGTGGCTAGCCATGTCCTCTGGGTCCTTAATGAAATCATACCGAGAGAAGGGCCCAAATCAACGTCCCCGCTGACATTGGTGAAGATTAATGTGAAACACCAGGGTATTTCTGTGCCCACATCGGAATAGTTAGTCGATGTTAACGAACTCATATCAATTTCCTTACTACTGGATCTTTGTACTGGCCGCGTGTGCAAAATGCTACTGAACCTCCATATAtccaaaaacaaatacaagTTCTGAAGCTGCTTCACATTGAAAAAGACGCTTAGATCAGAAACCAATCCTGTCCCATACATACTGATTACATCAGGATGTGTAAATAAAAGCGTCAAGTCCATGAAACCAACTTCGAAAGACGTACTTACTTCTCTTGAAAATATATGCTTAATGGATGCTTTTGTGTGTTCtaaagttaaagaaaacTCCAGAGGCTGTTCAGAATCAAATTCATTGGTAGCCATACTGAACAAAAACGATTCAAATCCAACATCCGCTTGGACTTTAGCTTTTGGTTCACAGCTCAAGCTTAATTGTTGCTTAGCTGACGTTAATTTGACAGCTACATCAAATTGATCCAAGAGTCGCTTATAATCAACATTCTGCGAAGAAGGCTTCGTGAAATTTGGCTTTTCGTCAGTGCTAtgtttctttatcatctttTGCAAACTTTCTGAAAACTCCATTAATAAAGGAGCACAGCCTGCGTACAACGTATTATGTGTCGGGTCGACGGTAATTAATGTTCTGAATTTATGTGGTTTAGCCTTATCCTCATCATGCTTATATGTACAGTTTATAGTGACTACCGGACTTTTTATCTCGAAAGATGGCTCACTCTTtgtttcaatatcttcGTATGTGTAAACTCTAAAAACACCACCATCATACttgaaatttgaattaACGGACCTAATGTTATCGAGAAAAGGAGCCAAACTATTCGAGGCACTTTCAACACTTGAGCTAGCATAAGGATTATCACTTTCCGTATGGGAATTCTCGGACACATccagaatatttttttttagctcTTGAAATGCTCGCATGGATTGTAAAGTAGACTCAATAACATCCATGAATGACGGAACAAAGTTTACATCCAGTGCCTCACCATGAAATCTAAAAAACCAATCTTTCAGCTCACCATATCTTTTGAACCAGTAGGATATTTGCATGTTCGGTAAGAAACTTCTATTATATTTGTCCTTCTCGTTTccttcagaaaaaaaggtgcTTGAGGTACTACCATTTGCAACAGAGAAAAAAGCGTCCACGACTGTAAACTTACCAAAGTCCTTTTCATATGCTGAAAACAATCTATTATAACCTAAAATTAACCCAGGATCGGAGCCTGCTCCATACTGGAATATCCAGCCGATACAAAATTTGTAGGACAGAATGTGTATAGAACGGAAATTTATGGgcatttcttttggttTATCACTTTTACCGGTGAACATTTTGATGTTCCAAATATTGGGAGCATGGCGTCTTGAATAGTAATGACTCAGATCTAATAATTTATGCGCACCCCACATTAGTCTTAATAAAGAATCAGGAGATAAGCAGACCCTGAAATGGGAACTTTCCACTTGGAAGGACTGCTCCGTATCAACCGTTCGTTGTAGGGTGGATACTTTTATAGAAAAGTCGAGTAATTTCGAAAGACCAATGGGTAGTGACCGCtcttttatcaaaaataagatGTTCTCGATAGAAAACTGTCCTGTCACTTTGGTTTCTTCCGGCAGCATACCGTTATTCGTATTGGTTAGCGAAAGTAGAAGCATGTGTAATTCAAATACGAAATATGTGGAAGCCACTGGCACGAGAATACCAAAATAACTAATACTAGTATCTAATGTCCAGTTTATCATTATTGAAGGTGCTtgcttctctttttttggtaagTCTGaactaaaaaataaaggCTTCAAGGAACTCAAAAGATTAATACCCTGAGAAGCAAGCTTCTCATCTTGTAAAAAACTGTTCACAATACGACGCGGTTCCGAAAAGGTTAACTTTATCATAGATATTGAAATGTCAACATTTATCAACGAGTAGCCTTCTCTAGAAATTCCTCCTTTAATTTCGATATcgccaaaagaaaacctCAAGTATTGCTCCTTGGTCTGATGCGATGTCATGAAAAAATCAGTATCCCATATGCTTAGCAAAATCTCATTTGAACCGAATTTGTTAAAATAGATATCGAGCTGTTTTGCTTCGTGACGGATATAAAATGGCGAGAGGGGCATAATTTCAGAACTGacgtttgaaaaataacatGACAGGACTGTATTAATCTTTTGCCCAACAAATTGGgactttttctttgatttggGCTTAAACTTTATACGCTCTTTAATCCTCAGCACACTTTCCCTAATTTCAGTAATAGCGGTTACTAACTGTTCTGTAGAACTCATTGCTCTAAAATGAAGATCTGCACACTGGTTATTTATAAGAATCGTAGGCTTATGTGACCATGCCTCAGTAGTGGctagaattgaaaaatcgCGCAGTTGAGCTTCTCCCAAAATAACAGATGCCTGCTTTAACCACACTTCTGATTTCTGAGAAAATATAACCAATGAACCCGCTTGACTAGTCGAATCTTTTAGATTTTCCCATAGTAAACTAACTCTACCTCCAACTGTTCTGCTCATGAGCTTCGTTTGGTCCATCACCAGTTGCAATTCACTTTTTTCCACTAGTAGAACGGTGTTCATTTTAAATTGCTTTGATAGCTCCGTTTTTGGATCACTTTTATCATCTTCGCCTACTGCCGCAACAAGTGGAATGAGATCTTGCAATTTAAGCAATCTATCActaaattttccttttacTGAACCTACTCTCCCCGTAATTTCGATAGTCTCTTCTCGATTTAAGGGTAAGCTTGTTACAGGAGGTGTCAAATCCACTACTAAGTTTGCATCCGcaacaacaaaattatGTTCAACCTCATATCCCTCACCATAAACAGTAAGGTAAAATGATCCCATAGTACacttcaataattttttgatcaaaTTTTGTTTATGCTTTTCATTGTCTGCTGGAAATAATTTACCGTATATATATGACCTTGCGACATCTGAGAACTCCCAATTTCTCCAAGTCGAAAATACAGACATGAAGATATTTTTGGCGTCTTTGTCAGAGGTGTATTTCCTCTCTTTCAGCACCTTGTCGATGTTGCTTTGCCAATCACCAGGAAGGTACGTTAATATATGCCTTAGACGCGTAATAATCTTCCAACTACGATTCTCACGCACATGTCCTTTAGAAAGTCTCATAATAAAGGCAGGTTTTGTTATGACGTAAGGGTCATGACtaatttgataatattCGCTTGCGGCTGTAAGTTTTGAAATCAGTTCTGTCTTTGAATTACTTCTGGTGTTCTGAATGGAATGGAAGGAGGTGAAAACCTCCTGAATAAGATTTGCTTGGTCACTACAGTACTCAAAGAGCCACTCCATTTGAGATTCATCTATGGTAATATCTGATGACGTCAAGTTTAAGGAATTAACCTGTCTATCTTCTGTGGAGGACCATACTTCGAATCCCTCAAGGCCCAGCGATAGTGCAGGGGGGCGATCTTCAGACAACtctggattttttttctgattgACAGTCACTCTGACAGTTTTTACCCTTGCTAAAGCTGCCACCTCTAATAATTTATTTGCTCGGTTTTTCTCGAGAGATTTTTCACTCATTTGATAATCAATACGATCCAAGTAGAGTTCGAAACCTTCCTCACCTGTTTCTTGCCAAattaaatttaaataaGCAATGTGGATATCAATGTTCGAAATAGAAGTAATCCCTTCTTGAAGGTTGCTTAATCGTTTCACAATTCCAATTTCAATATCGTCCAAGACCTGCACCATGTTTTCAGAATAAAGCTGTTCTAGTAAACTCTTGGcgaaaataaaaagcaGCGGGTCAACATCCAAGAGAATATATGAAACATCAACAACATAGTTGTCCCTTTCGTGATTTCTGTCTTCTGTAAAAGCAATAGGTTTGAAGCTTGAGGGATCCGCTTCTTCGTCGTTGTCGTCTTCAGTGAAACTAGCTCCCGAAGGCCCAATAGTTGATGGAGTTTCTGTGAATAAGTTCTTGAATGGATTTGTAGTCTCCAGAAGGGTAGCATACTCGCCCACAATATCTTCAATGATATAATCTATAGTATCAGGCAAAGTAGGAAGAGGTAAAGTTGGAATAGACGAGGATGGTGCTATAGC
Proteins encoded in this window:
- the CSF1 gene encoding Csf1p (Protein required for fermentation at low temperature~similar to YLR087C), which encodes MEAISQLRGVPLTHQKDFSWVFLVDWILTVVACLTMIFYMGRIYAYLVSFILEWLLWKRAKIKINVETLRVSLLGGRIHFKNLSVIHKDYTISVLEGSLTWKYWLLNCRKAELIDNDKSSSGKNVKLPCKISLECEGLEIFIYNRTVAYDNVINLLSKDERDKFEKYLNEHSFPEPFSDGSSADKLDEDLSESAYTTNSDESIINDRDYQETDIGKHPKLLMFLPIELKFSRGSLLLGNKFTPSVMILSYESGKGIIDVLPPKERLDLYRNKTQMEFKNFEISIKQNIGYDDAIGLKFKIDRGKVSKLWKTFVRVLQIVTKPVVSKQKKKNAGPSDDNFYHKWKGLSLYKAAPGDAKASDLDDVEFDLTNHEYAKFTSILKCPKVTIAYDVDVPGVVPHGAHPTIPDIDGPDVGNNGAPPDFALDVQIHGGSICYGPWAQRQVSHLQRVLSPVVSRTAKPIKKLPPGSRRIYTLFRMNISIMEDTTWRIPTRESSKDPEFLQHYKETSEEYRPFGWMDLRFCKDTYANFNISVCPTVQGFQNNFHVHFVETEIRSSVNHDILLKSKVFDIDGDIGYPLGWNSKAIWIINMKSEQLEAFLLREHITLVADTLSDFSAGDPTPYELFRPFVYKVNWEMEGYSIYLNVNDHNIVNNPLDFNENCYLSLHGDKLAIDVTVPRESILGTYTDMSYEISTPMFRMMLNTPPWNTLNEFMKHKEVGRAYDFTIKGSYLLYSELDIDNVDTLVIECTSNSTVLHCYGFVMRYLTNVKMNYFGEFFNFVTSEEYTGVLGAREVGDVTTKSSVMDLASTVDSGYQNSSLKNDFEDKGPVKRSDLKRTTNETDIWFTFSVWDGALILPETIYSFNPCIALHFAELVVDFRSCNYYMDIMAVLNGTSIKRHASKQINEVFDLIRRNNGADEQEHGSLSDLTIHGHRMYGLPPTEPTYFCQWDINLGDLSIDSDIEFIKGFFNSFYKIGFGYNDLENILLYDTETIDDMTSLTVHVEKIRISLKDPVMKSQSVISAESILFTLIDFENEKYSQRIDVKVPKLTISLNCVMGDGVDTSFLKFETKLRFTNFEQYKDIDKKRSEQRRYITIHDSPYHRCPFLLPLFYQDSDTYQNLYGAIAPSSSIPTLPLPTLPDTIDYIIEDIVGEYATLLETTNPFKNLFTETPSTIGPSGASFTEDDNDEEADPSSFKPIAFTEDRNHERDNYVVDVSYILLDVDPLLFIFAKSLLEQLYSENMVQVLDDIEIGIVKRLSNLQEGITSISNIDIHIAYLNLIWQETGEEGFELYLDRIDYQMSEKSLEKNRANKLLEVAALARVKTVRVTVNQKKNPELSEDRPPALSLGLEGFEVWSSTEDRQVNSLNLTSSDITIDESQMEWLFEYCSDQANLIQEVFTSFHSIQNTRSNSKTELISKLTAASEYYQISHDPYVITKPAFIMRLSKGHVRENRSWKIITRLRHILTYLPGDWQSNIDKVLKERKYTSDKDAKNIFMSVFSTWRNWEFSDVARSYIYGKLFPADNEKHKQNLIKKLLKCTMGSFYLTVYGEGYEVEHNFVVADANLVVDLTPPVTSLPLNREETIEITGRVGSVKGKFSDRLLKLQDLIPLVAAVGEDDKSDPKTELSKQFKMNTVLLVEKSELQLVMDQTKLMSRTVGGRVSLLWENLKDSTSQAGSLVIFSQKSEVWLKQASVILGEAQLRDFSILATTEAWSHKPTILINNQCADLHFRAMSSTEQLVTAITEIRESVLRIKERIKFKPKSKKKSQFVGQKINTVLSCYFSNVSSEIMPLSPFYIRHEAKQLDIYFNKFGSNEILLSIWDTDFFMTSHQTKEQYLRFSFGDIEIKGGISREGYSLINVDISISMIKLTFSEPRRIVNSFLQDEKLASQGINLLSSLKPLFFSSDLPKKEKQAPSIMINWTLDTSISYFGILVPVASTYFVFELHMLLLSLTNTNNGMLPEETKVTGQFSIENILFLIKERSLPIGLSKLLDFSIKVSTLQRTVDTEQSFQVESSHFRVCLSPDSLLRLMWGAHKLLDLSHYYSRRHAPNIWNIKMFTGKSDKPKEMPINFRSIHILSYKFCIGWIFQYGAGSDPGLILGYNRLFSAYEKDFGKFTVVDAFFSVANGSTSSTFFSEGNEKDKYNRSFLPNMQISYWFKRYGELKDWFFRFHGEALDVNFVPSFMDVIESTLQSMRAFQELKKNILDVSENSHTESDNPYASSSVESASNSLAPFLDNIRSVNSNFKYDGGVFRVYTYEDIETKSEPSFEIKSPVVTINCTYKHDEDKAKPHKFRTLITVDPTHNTLYAGCAPLLMEFSESLQKMIKKHSTDEKPNFTKPSSQNVDYKRLLDQFDVAVKLTSAKQQLSLSCEPKAKVQADVGFESFLFSMATNEFDSEQPLEFSLTLEHTKASIKHIFSREVSTSFEVGFMDLTLLFTHPDVISMYGTGLVSDLSVFFNVKQLQNLYLFLDIWRFSSILHTRPVQRSSSKEIDMSSLTSTNYSDVGTEIPWCFTLIFTNVSGDVDLGPSLGMISLRTQRTWLATDHYNEKRQLLHAFTDGISLTSEGRLSGLFEVANASWLSEVKWSPEKSKNMHPLVSTSLNIDDIAIKAAFDYHMFLIGTISNIHFQLHNEKDAKGILPDLLQVSFSSDEIMLSSTALVVANILDIYNTIVRMRQDNKISYMETLRDSNPGESRQPILYKDILRSLKLLRTDLSVNISSSKIQISPISLFDVEVLVIRIDKVSIRSETHSGKKLKTDLQLQVLDVSAALSTSKEELDEEVGASIAIDDYMHYASKIVGGTIIDIPKLAVHMTTLQEEKTNNLEYLFACSFSDKISVRWNLGPVNFIKEMWTTHVKALAVRRSQVANVSFGQTEEELEESIKKEETASKFNYIALEEPQIEVPQIRDLGDATPPMEWFGVNRKKFPKFTHQTAVIPVQKLVYLAEKQYVKILDDTH